One Clavibacter zhangzhiyongii genomic region harbors:
- a CDS encoding adenylate kinase: MTRLLIVGPPGAGKGTQAKRIAADFGIPDISTGDIFRQNIKDGTELGQQVQALVDAGNYVPDELTNRLVTGRLQEEDAQAGFLLDGYPRTLDQVAYLEELLQGWGQELDAVIQLVADEEEVVARLTRRATEQGRADDSEDAIRHRQEVYVRETSPLIAVYRDRGLLLEVDGLGEVDEVAARIREALAARGVRSATDAGRA; this comes from the coding sequence GTGACCCGGCTCCTCATCGTCGGCCCGCCCGGTGCGGGCAAGGGCACGCAGGCGAAGCGCATCGCGGCCGACTTCGGCATCCCCGACATCTCGACGGGCGACATCTTCCGCCAGAACATCAAGGACGGCACCGAGCTCGGCCAGCAGGTGCAGGCGCTCGTCGACGCGGGCAACTACGTGCCGGACGAGCTGACCAACCGGCTCGTCACCGGCCGGCTCCAGGAGGAGGACGCGCAGGCGGGCTTCCTGCTCGACGGGTACCCGCGCACGCTCGACCAGGTCGCGTACCTGGAGGAGCTGCTGCAGGGCTGGGGCCAGGAGCTCGACGCCGTCATCCAGCTCGTCGCCGACGAGGAGGAGGTCGTCGCCCGCCTCACGCGCCGCGCCACCGAGCAGGGACGCGCGGACGACAGCGAGGACGCCATCCGTCACCGCCAGGAGGTGTACGTCCGCGAGACGTCGCCCCTCATCGCCGTGTATCGCGACCGCGGGCTGCTGCTCGAGGTCGACGGCCTGGGCGAGGTCGACGAGGTCGCCGCGCGCATCCGCGAGGCCCTCGCGGCCCGGGGCGTCCGCTCCGCCACCGACGCCGGCCGCGCCTAG